A region of the Roseobacter denitrificans OCh 114 genome:
CCCTGCCCACACTGCATGCAGCGCGCGCCACCGGACCGGATGACGCTGAACCGGATGACACTGACAAGAAGCAGGGCGGCTTTTTGCGCGAATTGGCCCTGCTGTGCGATCTTGATGTTTCCACGGATGGCAGGTTGACGGGGCTGCTCACAGACTACGGTTTGCGCCTGACGCAAGGGCCGACACTGGCAAGCGCGGCAACGGCGGAGGAGATCGAGTTGGTTTCCGCCACAAGCCCCTTTGACATGATCGTCCCCGAATCCGACAGGCACGAAGTACTGGACAAGGATGCGCTTGCGGAGCTGTCGCCTTTTCTGAGTGACGGGATGCTCTCGACAGAGCTTTTTGCACATTTGACGCAATCGGACAGTTTTGCGATTGCACCCTATCCGGGGCAGTACCAGATATTGCTCGATCCCGGCGCCTTCGGACCGCTGCGCCGCGTCGGGCTGCGTGAGAAAAAGGAAGAGGCCCAGCAGACCGTCGTCAACCTGCGCGCCACATGGCGGCATCTGAACCGAGGCTCTGAAAGGGCTGTTCTGATCGAACATATCACCCTGCGCGATTGTGGGGATGAGTGCGACCCCAACGTGGCTGATCTGATCCTGCCGGGATGGACGGCCCGCTGCGCGATGCCAAGTTTCCGCACCTTTGTTGAAACGCAGGTCAACGCGCTGGCCCCGGCACATATTCATGTGCGGGTGCGCTGGTTGGGCTTTGATGCCTGCGCCACATTTGAGGCGTTAAAACAGAAGTCGAAATCCGGCGCGACACAGGATCTGAAGGCGCTCAAGGATTTTCTGGACATGCCCGCGACAGCACAAGCGGAGGGTCGGGATAGTTGATGGCAACACCTGCCCGATCTGATCCTGCCAAACCTGTATCTGCACGGATCGATAACTGTGACGCGGCGTTTCATGTGACCCGGCTGACCGGGCCGCTTTCGTCGCCTGAAACCCTGCTGGCCGCTGTGCGCCGCGAAATCCTGCCTGCGCTATCCGATGTCCTTGATGCGCCCGAGTGGGACGGGATCGACATTCGGGCAGACCGGATCGAGATTGATCTGGGCCACTGGCCCGATGATCCCGTCTGGTCAGACGTGCGCTATGTGCTTGCAACCAAGCTGCGATATGCGCTTGCGGATTACCTGCCCCCCGCGCCAACGGCTTCTGGCCCGCGCGCGGTCCCTGCAAAGCCGAAAGACGACGCGACATCGCACGCCACCTTGCCAAAGAGCGAAAGCGATCCCGCTGATGACGCGCAAGTCCGCACAGAGCCGGAAACGGATCAACCGACCGCCTTGCCACAGCAGATCGCAGATCACATCGACGCCTTCATGCGCTGGACGCAGGCTGCGTCAGGCAACAAAACCCTGCCCAAGATTCTGGCGCGGCTGGATCGTCGCTCAGCAGAAAGTCAGGCCCTGCGGCACATCCTGCGCGCGGCCTCATCCGCAGATGCCAAAGAGGCACAAACCTTGGACCGACGCCTCACGGGTGAGCTTGCTCACACGGTTTCCCGGGCGCTTACGCTTCTGGAAACGCGCACCGAGCATGCTGCCACGCAAGATGCCCCGTCCGGGCAACAGTCGGGGCATCCGCAGGCAGGGCAACCAGACCAAGTCCCGGTTACAGAAGCGTCAAACGCGGCTGCGACCACGTCGCCGCCGGACATCGCGCGTGATTTGCATGCAGCGCTCAATGGCTCTGATGCGTTCAGTCTGCGCCTGACCAACGCAAGGAAGCATCTGATACACGGCCTGTTGCAGGCCGGCGTTCCTGGGGCGGTCGCCCGCGAACGATCTTTTGCGCTTCTTCACCGTTTGCTGCCGTTTCTGGATATCGGATCTGGCGCAGCATCTCTGGTGTCTCCAGAACAGCCACAAACGGCTGCTGAGGTTGCGAGATCGCAAGCTTCGCCTGAAAAAAGCGTGAACAGTTCCACAGTATCACCGACCACACCCAGCGGGAACCTGCCCCAAGCCAAAGGCGCGCATGGCGCGCCAGAGGCGACGAAAGCGCATCAGATTGAACCGCGCCAAAACAGCCAACCGGATGCTAGCGAGGTGCGACCACCAGAGCCTGAGCGGGATCGCGCCGTTTCAAACCCCAGTCCGTCGCAGCATGAGACTGCGGAACCTGCCGCAGCGAGTGATGAAGCGGACGCCCTCATGTTAACCGAAATTGCGCAAGCTCTGGGCATCCGGCCCGGAGAGACCGCGAAAGATGTTTGTATCGCACAGCTGATGCAAAGCCCGACTGCGGTTTTCGATGCAGCGTCCGACCTTGGCGCGCTCAATGTACTGGTCAGGCTTTTGGCACAAGCGCAGTCGGATGCAGGCCCGCTGCTCGCCAAAGCCCCGCTTGAGGCTGACAGCATCGCAGCCCTTTTTGCGTCAGACCC
Encoded here:
- a CDS encoding contractile injection system tape measure protein, translating into MATPARSDPAKPVSARIDNCDAAFHVTRLTGPLSSPETLLAAVRREILPALSDVLDAPEWDGIDIRADRIEIDLGHWPDDPVWSDVRYVLATKLRYALADYLPPAPTASGPRAVPAKPKDDATSHATLPKSESDPADDAQVRTEPETDQPTALPQQIADHIDAFMRWTQAASGNKTLPKILARLDRRSAESQALRHILRAASSADAKEAQTLDRRLTGELAHTVSRALTLLETRTEHAATQDAPSGQQSGHPQAGQPDQVPVTEASNAAATTSPPDIARDLHAALNGSDAFSLRLTNARKHLIHGLLQAGVPGAVARERSFALLHRLLPFLDIGSGAASLVSPEQPQTAAEVARSQASPEKSVNSSTVSPTTPSGNLPQAKGAHGAPEATKAHQIEPRQNSQPDASEVRPPEPERDRAVSNPSPSQHETAEPAAASDEADALMLTEIAQALGIRPGETAKDVCIAQLMQSPTAVFDAASDLGALNVLVRLLAQAQSDAGPLLAKAPLEADSIAALFASDPATFAKAVAQLTTADAFALARRLLPPGATLLIAHLSRLRDSAKSPRLAMQQAVLALLNGDLLDFEDLAQRVETPAEKMSPAERTGGETTAEEDGATERENPSDPDPEAAAQPHLEKKARTTGSLAETVMILAGFHPSEIERILARPANGSVPMEPDQRRSSQTETRSETSDPTKAAAGNPETGAPPDQPAGERSDADLIARAAALSKALAAPDRTQFSDAAELLLRAWPMVQPTDETALRTANLRTALTLLLARDSAQLTLSEYLLATAQEIEPDAQKRQSALRVVAARLSIPIGADETALRRQTHSAIEALLETTPQPTPLTQTDVPEKPPETDSETLLVTEVAGLVLLGPFFTLLFERLKIEWDGKALHEADYPKALGALHCLADTTPGPTPDPFHRVILGLDAASPLLMPLAPDEDAQALMDGLLRSVVARWGKLGATSPDGLRETFLRRTGTLRFDETGTHLRVTPGPFDMLLDGLPWSIDRLVLPWMPLPCHVTWREDPDA